A single Cannabis sativa cultivar Pink pepper isolate KNU-18-1 chromosome 7, ASM2916894v1, whole genome shotgun sequence DNA region contains:
- the LOC115698111 gene encoding CASP-like protein 5B2, which translates to MKQLVGRPGSGSGLVLRLGQVICAAASIGIMVSANGFATFTAFCYLIASMGLQVLWSLGLACLDVYALRRKRDLQNPILVSLFVVGDWVTATLSLAAASSSAGIVVLYAKDMNFCTAQFHLPCSNFQISVALAFLTWALIALSSHVMFWILLTSV; encoded by the exons ATGAAGCAGTTGGTAGGGAGACCAGGTTCTGGGAGTGGCTTAGTACTCCGATTAGGGCAAGTTATTTGTGCTGCTGCTTCCATCGGAATCATGGTCTCTGCTAATGGCTTCGCTACTTTTACTGCTTTTTG CTATTTGATTGCATCAATGGGACTTCAAGTCCTGTGGAGCTTAGGACTGGCATGTCTTGATGTTTATGCTTTGAGGAGAAAGAGGGACCTCCAAAATCCAATCCTAGTCAGCCTGTTTGTTGTTGGAGATTGG GTTACAGCTACATTATCACTGGCAGCTGCAAGCTCTTCAGCAGGGATTGTAGTTCTATATGCGAAAGACATGAATTTCTGCACAGCTCAATTTCATCTCCCATGCAGCAACTTTCAGATTTCAGTTGCCTTGGCTTTCCTCACATGGGCTCTTATTGCCTTATCATCTCATGTGATGTTTTGGATCTTATTAACTTCAGTTTGA